The Gossypium raimondii isolate GPD5lz chromosome 2, ASM2569854v1, whole genome shotgun sequence genome segment TGCAAAACTTCTGTTTCTCTATCTGTGTCCGCTTCAGTTTGTACTTGTAGAATTTcatcttcctcctcctccagAGATAGCCCTGCAAATTCCGTCTCCATACTAACTCGTTCCTTTAATTACTGGACTAAAGAGATCTGAATATCAAGTTGCCGTCACATCAATAGACGGAAAGCAAAAACAAGACAAAAAccataaaaacaagaaaaaaccctaaaaactacAATAGAGTGAAGACAGAGGCATGCTAATTTAGCAGACTTATATCTGTATAAGgcttattataattataaccatgaatttttttaagttaacaGTAATACTTACATAGTAATAAATTATCGATAATTTATTGAAATCTGAGTGATAAGGTACTTATtgataatttaatctaaacagTAATGAAGTTGACAAGGTTTTTTAATATCGCCATTTGCCATGCTAGAATCATTAACATAAGtttctaaaatattaagaaaaattattatgtcTAAATAAGGATTATAGTTATGATTTGATCTTCGGCAGGTTATGGATAGGATTCGGTCTTGATGGTACTTCGATCTTAAAAGAACAAGTGTAAATAGGAATCGTTTCTCTTGGAGAATTATGGATAGGATCCAGTCCTGACGGCACGTCTAACTTGCGAGAACAAATGTGCATAGGAATCCTTTCTCTCGAAGGATTACGAATGGGATTCACTCTTGATGGCACTTCTATCTTATAAGAACAAGTGTGAATAGGAACTATTTTTTTTCAACGGATTATGGATAATATCCGGTCCTTACGACACTTCTATCTTGTGAGAATGAGTGTGAATAGGAACCGTTTCTTTCGGCAGATTATATGTAACATCCGATCCCAACGACACTTCTATCTTGCGAGAACGAGCACGAATAGGAATCGTTTCTCTTGAAAGATTATGGATAGGATCAGATCCTGATGGCACTTCTATCTTACAAGAATGAGTATAAATAAGAACCATTTCTTTCGACAGATAGAAGTCAATCCTGCTTCGGGCTAACAttgataaaaacacaaatagcaGCATCGATTCCATTCGTATAGCCATTGAggttttttaaagaaatgatTTGTTGATGATTGTAATTTGTGAGAACCATAGTGTAATACCATGTATTTATACTATGCAAAATCcaagaaaatggaaaatctTGGCTTTTAATTTACCATAAAAAATGCATAATCAAATATGATTTGCatgattaaatgataattagttTCTATAGTAATGtattaacataaataaagaaataatcagTTTTTAAGTAGTTAGATTGTTGACAATTGTGACACTTACCTTCTGATacatcaataatattttatttgaatatttaattacaaactattatttaaaatattcataaaaaagtCAAACTTTATTAAAAGATATGAACATggaaaattcataataataataaaaaatctctcataaaataatttggaaaacAATAAAGCGTAAAATTTATTTCCATAAataccaatttataattttgtgttatattatttttttgcagatccaatatattataaatttacaaataattattttcacattaataatttattttattggacGTTGAATGCAtgccataatttttttctcatgtaatatttgatattctattcacttaaattatttatattaatttttaataatttaaaaatatctaattatttgttttatgtaaaaaattaaaccaataaatatagattgataaatatgataCTCTACGATGGAGCAAATATATGACATGAGCAAAAGCAGACGAGGGTACAGCTACGATGGACCGGATGGAGCTAGAGCAAGAAAGAGGTGTTACCATAACAGGGGCCGCTTCTACGACCTTTTAGAAGAATCATCGGATAAATATCATCGATACCCACGGCCATGTCGACTTCACACTCGAAGTAGAGCGAGCACTAAGTGTTTTGGATGGTGCTATATGCTTGTTTGACAGTGTTGCTGGTTGGAATAAGATGGATCGTCTAGGGGTGAACTTTTTTAGGACTACGGACATGATAGTGACGAATTTGCTTTGACGTGCTCGTCGGCTTCCCCGTTGTCGATATACGAGCTGTGCTAGTAGACGGTTCTTACCACGAGGTCGATTCAAGCTTCTTAACGTTTCAGTTAGCAGCCAGGGGAGCCTATAGAGAAGGGATTAAAAAGGCAAGGCTTAGGATTAACACATTTGGCAGAGATGTTTGCGAGTTCGGTGTCGGATAAATGCAGGTGGTGGATTCGATCGTGCTGTTGGTAGAGATGTTCCAGTATGTCGGCACTCTCCGAGGAAGGACGAAAGGTCGAGCATCCTACACCATGCAATTGTCCAAGTTCCGATGCTGTCTTTCAACATATCCAAAACGAGCTTGCTTCGAAAGACAAGAAGTTGCTACTTGATTTTTGTTCATAGCTTAAAAGTAATATGAGCGAGGTTTAATGGCTAAGGCTTaccatttacaatttatttggttaaagTTTGAGATTTATATTTCGAATCTTACCTTAATAAATCATTGATACAATACATGAGCtcgatttaaatttaatttaactatagACAACTCTAGACAAACTATagactaaatataaaaatcgtAGCTCCCTCTGTCATAATATAACCATATTTGTACTCATTTAAATATCGAATTGcatctcaaaacataaactttaatGTTCTTACCTCATTTTATTCCGTAATATCTCAACACAATTAAATCcatattagaaaaattataaaataatgaaaataaaatttgatgtatAAACACGTTTATTATGCTTTGACATACAACAAAATCTTAAAACACTCGAttcataattataaaatagcTTATCATATAAGTTACAACATAAAGATACTTCTAAGTAAGCTGTTAACTATTTTCATAAGTTACGCTATTACATAAAATACCTTTcgacatattatttataaaaatatatattattttatattatttattttaatttttctaaataacaTGGAAATAAATAGAATTGTAACTCAATATACCAAGAAAACACAAGGCCATCAACTCAAATTTGCTTCAAACAAAAACTAATTTGCatttattgtaaataaaataattacattaacatattatatatagttgttgaaattggataaaattaacttatataGTTGTTGAAATCGGATTAATCGATCGAAAATCAGTTGAACTAGtagtaaaaaaaactaattgaattaaattttttattttcggcCCAAGCCGAAAGAAAAAGCCCAAGCCTATTTCCTATACCAATAGGCTcaaatccaaaaaataaaaagcccaacccaaatatgtaaaaaaaaaaaaaaaaactagagaGGAGCAAACGaccttttaaagtctttgctgtATTTGTTGCTTTCGCGTGGCTTCCACACGACCAATTGCTTGCTCGCTCGCTGGGTGCGCTCATCCTTTGCCTTTgctattttccatttttttaaaaagctgTTTATCACTCTCGGTACGTTACCCTTTTACCTTCTTTAACGTCTTGTTCGTAGGATCATATTATGAAAGCGTGtagttttgattttgataatgCATTCAACATGCTCGATGAAATACCTCTGTGAATTATTAGCTTTCAATGAATTTACTCTGTATATGATGATCGTCCATGAGCTAAAATTTATTAGCTGGAGTGTGTTTAAAATTCAGAAACCCCATTTTTCCTATTGGTTCCTTTTCCATCTCATGTATTAGTAGATGCTGATAAGTGTCTTTATTAGAACCTTCTCAAAGTTGGTATGCCAATGGCTTTTATCAGTGTTGGTATACCGAGATCTTGTTTCTCTGTTTGTTGTTGGGTTTGCTTTATCTGTTGAAAATATCCATTGACAGTGTAGTAATTGCATTGCAGGAGGAGTCACATTGGGGCTTGATGAAGGCTGCATCTAGTAGCTTAAGGGCAGCTTTCTCCCACTGTGTACTGCAAGTGCGCAGCTATGATTATCATCACTACCTATGCCTCCTTGAGCTTCCTGCTAATATGCGAAAGGCTGCATTTGCACTCCGTGCTTTCAATGTCGAAACTGCTAGAGCTATGGATGTTGCTTCTGATCCCAAGATTGGTCTCATGCGCCTTCTTTGGTGGCAAGAAGCCATTGACAAAATTTATGCTAATAAACTGATCGAGCACCCGACAGCACAGGCACTCTCATCAGTTATATCCGAAAGTAAAATCAGCAAGGCTTGGTTAAAACGGGTAGTTAATGCTCGGATCAATGATGCAAATAGAGACGTTATTGACCTACCGGAGAGTATCGAGGAGTTAGAGAAATATGCAGAAGATACTGCATCAACTCTTCTATACATGACTCTTCAAGCTGGTGGTATCAAGTCTACTGCAGTTGACCATGCAGCATCGCATGTCGGTAAGGCAAGTGGCCTCCTTTTGCTACTTAAGTCGCTGCCATACCATGCTAGCCGCAACCGTCACTTTTCTTACATACCAGCTAAAGTGGCAGCCGAGCATGGGCTGCTAGTTAAGGAAGGAGGTCGCTCAGAGATCCGCTTGGACTCTCGGGAGGGCTTATGTGATGCTGTTTGTGAAATGGCATCAGTAGCCAATGCCCATTTGGTGAAAGCCCGTGAATTAGCCAACTCTGTGCCGGTTGAAGCACGAAAAGTACTTCTACCGGCTGTGCCTGCCCAAGTTCTCTTGGATTCCCTCAGCAAAGTGCAGTTTGATGTATTTGATTCAAGGTTAGCAAGAGGGGTTCTAGGCAAACCTCCATTGTGGTTCCAACTGAAACTAAAGTGGTATTCATGGCGAGGGATATACTAAATAACATATCGTTACAATTTCTGCTGACCGGAAAATTTTTTGCAGTCGGCTAAACGAACCTGAAACAAGAGCTTTGTTGTATTTGCTCTTTCATAATAAGGGGATTGAGTGTCCTCATGAAACGTTTTTTATTAACCATTGAACTATGATCATTGTGGCCAACAGCTTTGTGATCCTTTCTAATTTATTATGGCTTTATTTTGATACAATCAACAATTTTCTGTCCAGGCAACCTGGTTTGCCTCTGGTTGATGACATTTCAACAAATCAAAATATGGTTTTGGTCCTTCTGAAATGTTTATGTTTGGGATTTAGTCCGTatgtttgacataatttgaacctatatttttataatatcatcattattgaattatgaattCTGAATTATTATTGAATCGAATTGGATAAGACTAATAGGGCCTAACCGGTTAGGCACTAAGAGGCAAGCTCTCACAGCCGAAATTTTGGGTGGATGTGCATATTGATGGGCCAATTCATTGTTAATCTCAAAAAAGAACATTTTGCTTGTGAGAatatccaaaaacaaaaaagaagacaGATGGGGTTAggtgtatgaatttatgaagacccaaattgcaaaaagaaaaagcttcttttattttcacttgGGCCAAGTTGGGGAAATCTACTTTGGGGCCTGAATTTTAAGGTTAATGCTATAGCCACGTTTTTCCCCTTCGGCCTCTATTGGACATTGGTCCCCCAAATTTTCATTATCTTTGAGCattaattttgattgtattatttttctttacacgGTCTTCGGACAACTTGCAAATTCCTTGCTTTCAACATATATTGTGAGATATTGGACCCAAAATATAAGTTCAACACTCATCAAAAGGGGACCTAGGGTTGCTGTAATATAttcattttaccaaaatttggTCCCTCTATTATAAATATGGTTAAGGTGTTTGAAAATTCTTCAAATATGATTAGTGGATAACACTAGGATTCTTCAAATGATGTTCTTTATTGACTGCATACTTCCTTATATTAACTTTCTTTTTGCTAAGGTATTCCTTATATTAACTACAAAACTTACTGTGTGAAATCCATTAAAAGTTGCACAAAAATAGTTACAAAGATGCAGTCAAAAGATGCTAACTAAAATAGGTTAGAcaactaataatattttctaaggTTAAACAACGCTTTCATATAAAGAGTTAAAGTCCAGTTTTAGTAAgtaaattttaatcataaaaggATTGagataaattttcataaaatcaacCCGCATTTTCTTGTGATTACATATCTTACTAtaaataatttcgagtttaaATTAAGTTTCAATAGAAATGCATTAGAGTCCAAATGTAAAATAGCCATAAAAGGATCAATATTGATAACTAAAATATCTCTCATATCCTTATCATAATAGCTTGGTTATATATGGGTGCATAAGGATTATACATATCCTAAATTTGATCTCATACCACACTATGAAAAGATAATCCCaatgaatcaaatttaaaccaTACACTAGTTTCCTTATTGCCAATAATATCCcatattaatttactttttaaaaatttccataaaatcatttaaatatttcCAACCGAAATAAACAGACAAGTCTGTCACCTCAATTACTCAATTACCAAGTAAGTTGCAACTGATGGTACAACTTGTTATTCCAACATCTAGTATATGTCAATTATTATACCTGATCTCGATCTTGTAatcaacaaattctttcaatatatgcattcttttcaaaaatgtcaCCACAAAGTTAATAAGAGAGCTCTTTGATATCTGAACAACACTTTCACTTATGGTCTTCACATCTCCGAACAACTTACTcgtcaattttatttttgactgGGTCAGCGATCTCAATGATCGTACCTCTACCACTGGTGACTGGTTACACTAATTTTGTGGTTTATATTGGGAGCAGGTGTATAACCAGAGGGAGTGGCTTTGCCCCCTTAGCTAAAAGGTATAATATCCCTTCTAGTCCCTTTTAGTTATAAGGTATACAATTTAAGCTTTTTTggaacaaaattttaactttggcCCCTCAaacttctaaaaattatattccCCAGTAATGAATTGCTAGCTTCACCCTTGCTTGGGGGTACTCTCATCTCTTGTTCTTCCAAAAAACAAAGATTCGCCTCTCGATCCTCTACAAAAGTCAGGCATAAGGCTGTTGCTGAAACCAGTTGGATCTATTGTAGGAACTTCACTACAAGCTAGCTACTATTCCATGGATACTTTGTGATAATGTTGGGATTGCTCATCTTTGTGAAAACCTGGTATCGGATGCAGCACATTGCCATAGATTTTTTTTGTCCGCGAGCAAGTTCAAGCCAATCGGGTCACTGTTGCCTATCTTCATGCCATTGAGCAAGTGACGGATGTTCTCACCAACTGCTTCTAGCTTTTACTTTTGCTTGACTCTGTGTCTAGTTGGGGATCATTCCAATTAACCCAACTTGAGGGGTGCATGACTTTGTCAAACTTATCTAGTTTAAATGTTTTCCATCTTCTCAAGATATTCTATTAGTGACTAATTTGTTGTTATCTTCCGTTAAGTTTCTACTTCAAATCTTCTTGTTGAGACTTCTATGGCTTTTGATTGAGTATTGCTTTATATATACTCAACTCTCATATCAATAAATGTGTGTTCATCATTTTATCTcgttataattttcttttggtattGTTTGAtagagtgaaaagaaaatttgaaagatgaaaatttgaaaggacagaaaaataaaaggatgaaaaacttttttttcataaatgtaCTTGAtaagaaatatagaaaattaaacgaaaaaatatttttttttttaccaattgcgtggtaaaattgaaaaatgaaaagaaagaaaatgaaagtttaaaaaaatgcataattttgaactaacatacatttttctcaatcttctcTCCTCTTATCAATCTAATTTAGAATGATTGGTTttatgcagtaggatggaaaaTGAtcatctctcttttttttttctctcacttttcttcCCTATTATGCACACTCAAGATTTATTTTCTTCCCACTTTCCCACTCCCTCCTCCTCACCTTCCACTTTTGAgtggaaaattgaaaaaataaaataaaatttgagtgcACTTGGTAgggaagaaaagtgagaaaaaagaagaaggaaagatgatcatttttttcattctaatACATAAAAACCAATCATTCCAAATTGGAACGATAATAGGAGAAAAAATGTGAGAGAGGTATATGCTATAACAAAACAAtgcatttttcaaaagtttcactttcttttctctcattttttttaactctACCAAGTAatagataaaaagaaatttactttttctttcaatttcatcatctttcccaccAAGTATGccaatgaaaagaaaaaatatatatatatttaatatttctacctTTCGATTTTCTATCtccattttttcaattttcttttttactccATCAAGTAAAGCATTAATTAGTGGCGGAGCCAATATGTTAATCTTTTGGGGAGCTAAAATTAGACATGCTACGTAACaattcatttaaacatataaacaaccGATTCAAAAGAAGCAGCAATCCAATATAACAATCGATTTGAACatataaacaatcaattcaaaagaagcagtattccaacataacaatcgatttaaacatataaacaatcgattcaaaaGAAACAATATTCCAACATAACAATCGATTCAAAAGAAGCAGCGTTCTAACATGAcaatcaatttaaacatataaacaatcgattcaaaCGAAGCAATATTCTAGCATAACAAttgatttaaacataaaaataatcgATTCAATCCAAAATCAACCAAATTTGATCATCCAAAAACAAGTATATATACACAGGgggaaattacaaaaattttaaaccttgggaggcctacttatatttttgggaggaatatagtatattttcaaaaggctaaattgtaaaaattttaaactttggtACTAGGCTCCGGTGTTGgcattaatgatcaaatttgtATTGAATAATAACACACAAAAGTAATGAAGAATGGTAAAATTTATTAGGATAAATAGCTACAACCATATTGGataaaaataggataaaaatcTCATTCGAAAAACAATTATTGGAGAAATAGGATAAAATCTCCTTAGAACTTAATTAGCAGCACTAAAATACATGATTAATTTTGGATTTGAGAAATAATGGAGAtggatttcaaatttaatttgattgacaAGGTTCCTTTCCTTTGTATTTTTGCAATGAAAAGAAAGCTAAgatattgattgaatttttttaaagttatagcTACAaccatatttataattataattaatttgttttgaattaaataattaaaattaattataataaaatatgattgaattgatattcaaaatatattcaaatggTGTTTATACATATTGaaacttaaatcaaaatttatttacataaaataactCAGAATGAAGttgaaaaattattgataattaaCATCGCCatccattaattaaaatttgtgttgTTTTCGTGGGACTATTCCAACAACTGCGGTCCAATTTTCCCACTCTACATTCAAACCTAAGAATATGTCTCATTTATGTTGGGAgagaagaattaaattaaattaaactattattattattattattaaatagattaatttaattcctatattattaaaaataattaaataaatttaaatttaaataatttaattacagtttaatttcatacaaaaatatttatttataaaattataaaaattttaaaaatattaactcgaTTAAACAATAAAGATTAACTCTAttctattttaacaaaaataagctattttaaataatataaaattaaatcaaatcatttaataataaaaattaatttaatcgaATCTCATAATAAAAGCTACCTCTCAAATATATTCATAGAGTTCGAAAGTCTAACAAAGATCATCACTTTTATTCaaggaaaattggaaattttaatttgatttcttttctttatctttcaCTAAACCGTGACTTTTGTTTCCTCCTAGTTTTGACATAACATATTATTCCCTCCGGTGTTAATCATGAAGTACCCAAAGCAGTGTATTGactaaatttggtaatttatgtattattttattgtaaaaatcctaaacatgaataaatatattaaatcttCCGGGTTACAGTTAAAATAGCtttagattaaaaaagaaaaaaaaatatacattttgatgtctaaatttagttttaaggTTCAAATTGATACTTAAAGCTTTTCTTTTGGTCCAATTAGGTAAATGAACTTGGCTTCTTTGTCCAAATTAGCACTTATATTATGAAGCTAAGTTCATGAGATTAATTGGAGCAACAAAAGTTAGGTACCAAGTTGAACTTTGAAGCCAAGTTTATGTACttaattggataaaaaaaaattcttaggTACCAATTTAAACCTGAAGCTAAATTCACGTGCCAAACTGTATATtgggcaatttaccaaaaaaagcctattttttttaaaattatcgaaatgggcccggtattttattatttaccgaaatgggcatTTTCCGGCAAATCgcgtcacgtcggtagcgatgtcggGGGCGATGCCGAAATGCGGCCCCGTCGGCGTGCTTTGGCggcgtggcaacaaatcgcgtcctcgaGGGGGCGATTTGTTGCCACTTCAGCAAAGCGCGCTAACGTGGCCGCGACTTGCCCATCTAatgaaatttcatgtatatagttgcactaaattatttaaattatttataatacctaaattatccctatttatttgttatattacataaaatactcccttgaaaatacaaaacattatgatagctaatttaaaatttattctccacaactaatgaaaatcatttaaaatgctaaaactAGATCATGCGAACAAACTATAAGAAAATCCACGGAATCTTTGTGATTTCTTCGTCTTCAACGAAAGATCTCGAGAAAGATCACGGTGAGGAAAGCTTGTGCTTAATGAGGAAGCAAATTTGGACACTCGGAATCATCTAACAATTATCTGAGCAATGATAGTCTTTCTTCACAATTTGAAACATCATCCCGAGAGCCGACATTGATGGTTTGTCCTTGGGCAATATTGTTTGATCATTCCCTCCTTCGAGTGCTTTTCGACTGATCACATGATGTATTTGAGTTAGTATTTCAGTGAATGCATGCTCAACATTTGTAGATTCAAGGGCAGATGTTTCCATAAAGAAGCGCGTACACTTGGACGTGACTTATCTGTTtacttttttctccaaaaccctaaaaatcctaaaaactttaaaatcctaaaccctaaaccctaaaatccaaaaCCTACAAATCGAGAAATCATGTACGTCAGTGCGCTTTGCTGATGTGGCAACAAATCGCCCCCtcgaggacgcgatttgttgccatgtcGCTCAGCGCTACCGACGTGATTCATTTCTGAACGCCCTCGACATCGCACCGACGTGGGCAAACATTCCGAGGATTTTCTTATAGTTTGTTCAGACAGATCTagttttagcattttaaatgattttcattagttgtggagaataaattttaaattagctatcataatgttttgtattttcaaaggagtattttatgtaatataacaaataaatagggataatttaggtattataaataatttaaataatttagtgtaactatatacatgaaatttcatTAGATGGGCAAGTCACGGCCACGTCGGTAGCGCTTTTTCGACGCGGCAACAAATCGCCCCTCGAGGatgcgatttgttgccacgtcgaCAAAGCGCTACCGACGTGACCATGATTTCTAACACGTCCccgacatcgctaccgacgtggacacGCTTTCTGCACGCGTccgacatcgcgctgacgtggacgcaattCATTGGTAAATGGTTCAttccaataaataataaaataccgggcccatttcggtaaatttataaaaaaattaagcttttattggtaaatggCCCCTGTATATTTAcctaaaagaaaacaactaaaatttattcaaatcatgACACCATTACAATTTTCGTTAAGTTGTTGATAATTTGGACAAAATATGTCATATTCAATTGATTTACCAATGACCCAACCTGACTCATAAAAAACTCAACTATCACCAACAAAATTCAAGTATTTTCCAACtaaggataaatatcaaaacaatgcatgaactttaattttgtgcaattttatacataaaattttgatttaattcattttcacaaatcactaaCAATATTATCGAATTAGCATCATTTTACATTGATATTACAcacacaaacaattatattaatccaatatgaaaataaataagtgTATTCATCTCTTTAAATATGTAtggttaaatcaaaatcaaaattcaacccATACATATGAAtcacaattcaaatttcatgtgaataattgcatcaaatcaaaattcatgtattaaattacaaattggACAAAAGttcttatataaatttgatatttattccttttaactATCATGTTATGGATCAATCGGTTGGGTAATGTTATTGCTTGAATTAGGTCATTATTGAAacatttttttcaagttagcCATTAAACTTAGCAATTATTCTCACATTAATACTtgaattttagggttttcaaaagaatatcaacaactaatttggaaaaaaatcaaactccaatacaaaattaccaaatttaaaactaatccaaaaattcaaactctaatataaaattattattaagtttaagcACAAAAAGCTATTTAAGCCATATAGAACCCGcgacacattttatttttctaattaattgtctagtttttttaaaataatctcattataagttataattatatcattctttttatacaatatttagaattatcAATAACTTATTCGAACTCATAAATAGAAATACAATGTGCTTtatcataatcaaatttaaatccttatgcattaacaataatatatataccaattaagTTAAGAGCCAATCGAAAAAACATTCTAGATTGGCCTTTCGGCTAAGATCAAAGGTTTTAGATGgattaaaaaaggaaaaccaGATCTGTCGGGGCACGTTGCTTATTGTATTTGGATAATGGccatcttaattttatttttgtacgGCCAACTCCCACCATGGTGGTTTCTCGTGTTTTGCATATTAATCTaacaattattgttttatttttcttgagcAAGTCAAGCTTGCACATgctctgtttttctttttctttctgttaatcaaataaaaaatcgtCTCATGGATTTTGTCTGTCGCGTTAggtttccaaaataaaataaaatttgaatacatttttcaatgtcacaTCAAACTTAACCCCTaaatctatttttgttttataaaatttaaaattattttatataaactttattcttgaactatatttttccaatttcaaagtttttttatcaaaagtggttaattttattttattttaaagatgtaTAATGTCCAATAAAACATACTATAT includes the following:
- the LOC105789222 gene encoding uncharacterized protein LOC105789222, encoding MKAASSSLRAAFSHCVLQVRSYDYHHYLCLLELPANMRKAAFALRAFNVETARAMDVASDPKIGLMRLLWWQEAIDKIYANKLIEHPTAQALSSVISESKISKAWLKRVVNARINDANRDVIDLPESIEELEKYAEDTASTLLYMTLQAGGIKSTAVDHAASHVGKASGLLLLLKSLPYHASRNRHFSYIPAKVAAEHGLLVKEGGRSEIRLDSREGLCDAVCEMASVANAHLVKARELANSVPVEARKVLLPAVPAQVLLDSLSKVQFDVFDSRLARGVLGKPPLWFQLKLKWYSWRGIY